One window of the Proteiniborus ethanoligenes genome contains the following:
- the minC gene encoding septum site-determining protein MinC: MNQSLVTFKGKNNGIYIYVKEGSFQEIKEQLDLNLKKAGSFFNGANVISIKGKKLSPEEKEELKSLIINKYGLNVDDINDDMDDSIDEDIEGDIEHYTTQRQFFEGIEEGYTRFVRATIRSGQSVEYAGNVVIIGDVNPGGIVIASGNIVILGALRGIAHAGCDGNREAIVVAFSLQPTQLRIADIIARKPDEEVEASKWPEIARVEENAVLIETYLPKNK, translated from the coding sequence ATGAATCAGAGCTTAGTTACATTTAAAGGAAAGAATAATGGAATATATATTTATGTCAAAGAAGGAAGCTTCCAAGAAATAAAAGAACAATTAGATTTGAACTTAAAAAAAGCGGGTTCCTTCTTTAATGGTGCTAATGTAATAAGTATAAAAGGTAAGAAACTATCACCAGAAGAAAAGGAGGAATTAAAAAGCTTAATTATTAACAAATACGGACTTAATGTCGATGATATTAATGATGATATGGATGATAGCATTGATGAAGATATTGAAGGAGATATAGAGCATTATACAACGCAAAGGCAATTTTTTGAAGGAATAGAGGAAGGATACACAAGGTTTGTACGAGCTACTATAAGATCTGGTCAGTCTGTAGAATATGCAGGGAATGTGGTTATAATAGGAGATGTAAATCCAGGGGGCATTGTAATTGCAAGTGGTAATATAGTTATACTTGGTGCACTAAGGGGAATAGCACATGCAGGCTGTGATGGCAATAGAGAAGCTATAGTTGTAGCTTTTAGCTTACAGCCAACTCAGTTAAGGATAGCAGATATAATAGCAAGAAAACCTGACGAGGAAGTAGAGGCTTCAAAATGGCCAGAGATAGCAAGAGTGGAAGAAAATGCAGTACTTATAGAAACTTATTTGCCAAAAAATAAATAA
- the minE gene encoding cell division topological specificity factor MinE, translating to MDLFKLFGRSDNKSKNVAKERLKLVLIHDRANISPHFLEILKGDIIRVISDYMVIDEEGLDIKLTRTRRESDNTPIPALIANIPILKMKEGSMK from the coding sequence ATGGACTTATTTAAATTATTTGGTAGAAGCGATAATAAAAGTAAAAACGTGGCAAAAGAAAGACTAAAGTTAGTTTTAATTCATGATAGAGCGAATATTTCTCCTCACTTTTTAGAAATATTAAAAGGGGACATAATAAGGGTCATATCAGACTATATGGTAATAGATGAAGAAGGACTAGATATAAAGCTAACTAGAACTAGAAGGGAAAGTGATAACACTCCTATTCCTGCTTTAATTGCCAATATCCCTATACTTAAAATGAAAGAAGGCTCTATGAAGTAA
- a CDS encoding penicillin-binding transpeptidase domain-containing protein, producing the protein MKFIEKIKDRYNILIFLTFIIFAVLAFKLASLTIVEGEEMRRISQNKRVKQISITAPRGEIRDRYGRLLAGNDPSFTVQIMKDELNIKDSEKRNNAILKLIRILEDDGVNYINEFPIELNYFSYNSEQMYLESIKTPYEHVIDIIMENNLVGELLNTTMVISDREEKRFFFTGRRAVNILENEGIAMPIVIDFDDDNNVTFDFDSNVDLGAWRKDYNISESQAAKDVLLSKISEDKKILAKLIRDPVVGELTYEVLKNHGLNEDIALFSYTFTFDEDYKAAKRNLMKSFKDITMDSSAKNDFLSIVLQTDAKFEILSNMFIKTEDDKEKERTIPGEMLIKKLEENSIDIPVEMTLDEEARKVYFKYKSDKEKEKFHTVEKIEGELSAVESLIYLASKHNIMIDIITDDKVKGIAQEKVLNYINPRISIANWEYVALNNKRNWLNEYKVSEESSAEEAFESLKNKLKIDEELNKYEAKSIMLVIEQMNKQGHRAYQPINLAYGIRNSTVARLEENKFDLLGVSVSIEPVRYYPTNETAAHILGYLGKISQTTEIKKYIDERGYSRNDIIGKTGVEESFEDYLRGTNGTRRVEVDVLGNTINVIDEEKAIPGNNLYLTIDLELQKVAEEALKQAIEQIQVGGEFQSEWGNYRYSTPYKNATSGSVVAIDVKTGEILALANYPAYNPNLFATGISDEDWQSLMPEHEQDPLAPRPLYNIALQTAIQPGSIFKMITGLAAQEKGINANKKIYDYGYVEIGNGTFGCWLWNSNRGSHGWENLAEAIRDSCNYYFYSVTMGRNPRSGEALGGKVDIEDILRIATEFGLNDKTGIEIMGERAVGVPDTNSKTNNIKIGLRRFLNANIRDFIKEENTIDENDIRKAVDEIVSWAEFEEPLSKREVVRRLDKLGFNGEKKIEGSREDLADVIKYTYLNQSGWKQADTLNISIGQGQNAYTPIQMANYMATLANGGYRHNVSVISKVESHDNSKTVYKPERETNRVNLSDYNFINEVNKGLGMVSSDGTARTIFRNFPVKVATKTGTAQNSGTNPVTGEKYDNYAWFVAYGPYEENNPEAAEIAVAAVIFQGGSGGYAGPIAKEIIAQYLGLNYKEKDEFSVINKLAQ; encoded by the coding sequence GATTCAGAAAAAAGAAATAATGCCATTTTAAAGCTAATCAGGATACTTGAGGATGATGGGGTAAATTATATAAATGAGTTTCCTATTGAGCTAAATTATTTTTCATATAATAGTGAGCAGATGTATCTTGAAAGCATTAAAACACCTTATGAACATGTTATAGATATAATCATGGAAAATAATCTTGTAGGAGAACTGCTAAACACCACAATGGTGATTAGTGACCGTGAAGAGAAAAGATTTTTTTTCACCGGGAGAAGAGCAGTAAATATATTAGAAAATGAAGGCATTGCTATGCCTATTGTAATAGATTTTGATGATGATAATAATGTAACTTTTGATTTTGATTCTAATGTAGACTTAGGAGCATGGAGGAAGGACTATAATATATCAGAAAGTCAAGCGGCAAAGGACGTGTTGCTTTCAAAAATATCAGAAGATAAAAAAATACTGGCTAAGCTTATTAGGGACCCAGTGGTAGGGGAGCTTACTTATGAGGTTCTCAAAAATCATGGGTTAAACGAGGACATAGCCTTATTTTCCTATACATTTACCTTTGATGAGGACTATAAGGCAGCAAAAAGAAATTTAATGAAAAGCTTTAAAGATATAACAATGGATAGCTCCGCAAAGAATGATTTTTTAAGCATTGTTTTGCAGACAGATGCTAAGTTTGAAATATTATCAAATATGTTTATTAAAACAGAAGATGACAAGGAAAAGGAAAGAACAATACCTGGAGAAATGCTAATAAAAAAATTAGAAGAAAACAGTATTGATATTCCTGTAGAAATGACTTTAGATGAAGAAGCAAGAAAAGTATATTTTAAATACAAAAGTGATAAAGAGAAAGAGAAATTCCATACTGTAGAAAAAATCGAAGGTGAATTATCTGCAGTTGAATCTTTAATATATTTAGCTAGCAAACATAATATTATGATTGATATTATAACAGATGACAAAGTAAAAGGTATTGCCCAGGAAAAAGTTTTAAATTATATAAATCCTAGAATATCTATTGCAAACTGGGAATATGTAGCACTGAATAATAAAAGGAATTGGCTAAATGAATATAAAGTCTCAGAGGAAAGTAGTGCTGAAGAAGCATTTGAATCTCTAAAAAATAAACTTAAGATAGATGAAGAGCTAAACAAATATGAAGCTAAATCTATTATGCTAGTTATAGAGCAAATGAATAAGCAAGGACACAGAGCATATCAGCCTATAAACTTGGCATATGGGATTAGAAACAGTACTGTAGCAAGGTTAGAAGAAAATAAGTTTGATTTGCTAGGGGTAAGTGTTTCTATAGAGCCAGTAAGATATTATCCTACGAATGAGACAGCAGCTCATATTCTGGGCTATTTAGGTAAAATATCTCAAACTACAGAGATTAAAAAGTATATCGATGAACGAGGCTATTCACGTAATGACATTATTGGGAAAACTGGAGTAGAAGAAAGCTTTGAAGATTATTTAAGAGGCACAAATGGAACTAGACGAGTGGAAGTAGATGTTCTTGGTAACACAATAAATGTTATAGATGAAGAAAAAGCTATACCAGGAAATAATTTATACCTAACAATTGATTTAGAATTGCAAAAAGTTGCGGAGGAGGCACTTAAACAAGCCATTGAACAGATACAAGTAGGCGGAGAATTCCAAAGTGAATGGGGGAATTATAGATATTCAACTCCATACAAGAACGCTACATCAGGCTCTGTAGTTGCAATAGATGTAAAAACAGGAGAAATTCTTGCATTGGCTAATTATCCTGCATATAATCCAAATCTCTTTGCTACAGGAATATCAGATGAAGACTGGCAAAGTCTAATGCCCGAGCATGAACAAGATCCATTGGCACCTAGGCCATTATACAATATTGCATTGCAAACGGCAATTCAGCCAGGATCTATATTTAAGATGATAACAGGGTTAGCTGCACAGGAAAAAGGAATAAATGCAAATAAAAAAATCTATGACTATGGCTATGTAGAAATAGGGAATGGAACCTTTGGTTGCTGGCTTTGGAATAGCAATAGAGGATCACATGGATGGGAAAATTTAGCTGAAGCTATAAGAGATTCATGTAACTATTATTTTTATAGTGTTACAATGGGTAGAAACCCAAGAAGTGGCGAAGCTCTAGGTGGGAAAGTTGATATAGAGGATATACTTAGAATTGCTACTGAGTTTGGCTTAAATGATAAAACAGGAATTGAAATAATGGGAGAAAGAGCAGTAGGTGTTCCCGATACAAACTCAAAAACTAATAATATTAAAATAGGCCTTCGTAGGTTTTTAAATGCTAATATTAGAGATTTTATTAAAGAAGAGAATACTATAGATGAAAATGACATTAGAAAGGCTGTAGATGAAATAGTAAGTTGGGCTGAGTTTGAAGAGCCTCTCAGCAAAAGAGAAGTAGTTAGAAGGCTTGATAAATTAGGCTTCAATGGTGAAAAGAAAATTGAAGGAAGTAGAGAAGACTTAGCAGATGTAATAAAATACACTTACCTAAATCAATCAGGATGGAAGCAAGCAGATACACTTAATATATCAATAGGGCAAGGACAAAATGCCTATACCCCTATTCAAATGGCAAATTACATGGCTACTTTGGCAAACGGAGGATATAGACATAATGTCAGTGTCATATCTAAGGTGGAAAGTCATGATAATTCTAAAACTGTTTATAAACCAGAAAGAGAAACTAATAGAGTTAATTTAAGTGATTACAATTTTATTAATGAAGTTAATAAAGGACTAGGCATGGTTTCCAGTGATGGTACAGCAAGGACCATATTTAGAAACTTCCCAGTTAAAGTTGCAACTAAAACAGGTACAGCACAAAACTCAGGAACTAATCCTGTTACAGGAGAAAAATATGATAACTATGCTTGGTTTGTGGCATATGGACCTTATGAAGAAAATAACCCTGAGGCAGCTGAAATTGCAGTGGCAGCAGTAATATTTCAAGGTGGAAGCGGTGGTTATGCAGGACCAATAGCTAAGGAAATAATCGCTCAATACCTTGGGTTAAATTATAAAGAAAAGGATGAGTTCTCTGTAATAAATAAATTGGCTCAGTAG
- the minD gene encoding septum site-determining protein MinD, translating into MGEVIVITSGKGGVGKTTTTANIGTGLAMEGKKVAIVDADIGLRNLDVVMGLENRIVYDIVDVVEKVCRLKQGLIRDKRYEGLFLLPAAQTKDKNAVSPAQMIELTNELREMFDYVIIDCPAGIEQGFQNAIAGADRALVVTTPEISAVRDADRIIGLLEAKGLHNPKLIVNRIRPDMVKKGDMMNIDDMIDILAIDLIGVVPDDEAIVISTNRGEPVVIDDKALSGQAYRNIAKRIMGEDVPLLDLDVDEGVFGKLKKLFFGK; encoded by the coding sequence ATGGGAGAAGTAATTGTTATTACATCAGGAAAAGGTGGCGTAGGCAAGACTACTACGACAGCTAATATAGGTACAGGCTTAGCAATGGAAGGTAAAAAGGTTGCAATAGTAGATGCGGATATCGGACTTAGAAATCTTGACGTTGTAATGGGGCTTGAGAATCGTATCGTTTATGATATTGTAGATGTGGTAGAAAAAGTTTGCAGATTAAAACAAGGACTGATTAGAGACAAAAGATATGAAGGTTTATTTCTTCTACCTGCTGCTCAAACAAAAGACAAGAATGCAGTAAGTCCGGCTCAAATGATTGAACTTACTAATGAACTAAGAGAAATGTTTGATTATGTTATAATAGATTGTCCTGCAGGCATAGAGCAAGGATTTCAAAATGCAATAGCTGGAGCTGATAGAGCTTTAGTAGTTACTACTCCTGAGATATCTGCTGTGAGAGATGCAGATAGGATAATTGGATTACTTGAGGCCAAAGGCTTACATAACCCTAAGTTAATCGTAAATAGAATAAGACCTGATATGGTTAAGAAAGGCGATATGATGAATATTGATGATATGATAGACATTTTAGCCATTGACCTTATAGGAGTAGTTCCAGATGATGAGGCTATAGTTATCTCTACAAATAGAGGAGAACCTGTTGTTATTGATGACAAAGCACTTTCAGGACAAGCATATAGAAATATTGCTAAAAGAATTATGGGAGAAGATGTGCCCTTGTTAGATTTAGATGTAGATGAGGGAGTGTTTGGCAAGCTTAAAAAATTATTTTTTGGAAAATAG